In Streptomyces sannanensis, the DNA window AGCTCGATGGTGCCGTCGTTCGGATCGATCAGCAGGTACAGCGGGATCTCGCTCATCGCGTACCACATGCGCTTCTTGATGTAGTCGCTGTCCTTGTCCGTGGACACGACCTCGATGACCAGGTCGACCCGGTCAGCGGGGACCGGGTTGCGGTTGTCAGCGATCTTCTCGAACGTGGTGACGGTCAGATCGGGCTTCGGCTCGAAGCTGGAGATGTCGGAGATCAGGGCCTGCTCGGCGAGGACCTCCCAGCCCCGCGCGTCGAACTGAGTGGTCAGTTTGGTCACGATCCGGTTGTGGAACGGTGCTGCGGATGCCTGCATGACGATCTTTCCGTCGATGAGCTCGATCTTGAGCGGATCGAGCTCAGGGAGCGACTCCAGAAAGCGCAGCAGTTCGTGACCGGTCTCGCCCCGCACGGTGTCCTCGGCAGTCTCGTGATGCATCAGGGTCATCGCGGCGCCTCCATCCGCGGTCAGCGTAGGGAGGGCGGCCGTCCTCCCGGTCCACGGTAGCGGGATCTCCCCACGATCGGGTGAACCACGCCCGGCCGTGGTCTTCGACCCCATGTGACCAGCGGGGTAAATCGCCGTTCACTGCCGTCGACCGCCATGGAAGGATGTACGAAACGTCTACAGACGTCACCATCGAAGGAGATGACTGCGTGCCTGGCACGAATCTGACCCGCGAAGAGGCGCAGCACCGGGCGCACCTGCTCTCCGTGGACTCGTACGAGATCGAGCTCGACCTGAGCGGCGCCCAGGAGGGCGGCACCTACCGGTCCGTGACCATCGTGCGTTTCGAGTCCACCGAGGCCGGGGCCGAGACCTTCATCGACCTGGTCGCGCCGACCGTGCACGAGGTCGTACTGAACGGCGAGGCGCTGGACGCCGCCGCCCTCTTCCAGGACTCCCGGATCACTCTGCCGGGGCTGCTCGCGGGCCCGAACGAGCTGAAGGTCGTCGCCGACTGCGCGTACACCAACACCGGTGAGGGTCTGCACCGGTTCGTGGACCCGGTGGACCAGCAGGCGTACCTCTACACGCAGTTCGAGGTTCCGGACGCGCGCCGTGTCTTCGCCTCCTTCGAGCAGCCGGACCTGAAGGCAACCTTCCGGTTCACCGTGAAGGCGCCCGAGGGCTGGTCGGTGATCTCCAACTCCCCGACCCCGGAGCCGGTGGACGACGTCTGGCGTTTCGAGCCGACGCCGCGCATCTCGACATACATCACCGCGTTGATCGTCGGCCCGTACCACGCGGTGCACAGCAGCTACGAGAAGGACGGCAGGACCGTCCCGCTGGGCATCTACTGCCGGCCGTCGCTCGCCGAGCACCTGGATGCCGACGCGATCTTCGAGGTCACCCGGCAGGGCTTCGACTGGTTCCAGGAGAAGTTCGACTACGACTACCCGTTCGCCAAGTACGACCAGCTGTTCGTGCCGGAGTTCAACGCGGGCGCGATGGAGAACGCGGGCGCGGTGACCATCCGTGACCAGTACGTCTTCCGTTCCAAGGTGACGGACGCGGCGTACGAGCGGCGTGCGGAGACGATCCTCCACGAGCTGGCCCACATGTGGTTCGGCGACCTGGTCACCATGGAGTGGTGGAACGACCTGTGGCTGAACGAGTCGTTCGCCACCTTCACCTCGGTCGCCTGCCAGGCGTCCGTGCCGGGCACCAAGTGGCCGAACGCGTGGACCACCTTCGCGAACGCGGAGAAGACCTGGGCGTACCGGCAGGACCAGCTGCCGTCCACGCACCCGATCATGGCCGAGATCAACGACCTCGAAGACGTCATGGTCAACTTCGACGGAATCACCTACGCCAAGGGCGCCTCCGTGCTGAAGCAGCTCGTCGCGTACGTCGGCCAGGACGAGTTCTTCCGCGGTGTGCAGGCCTACTTCAAGGCCCACGCCTTCGGCAACACCCGGCTCACCGATCTGCTGGGCGCCCTGGAGAAGACCTCCGGCCGCGACCTCCAGACCTGGTCGAAGCTGTGGCTGGAAACCGCCGGTATCAACGTCCTGCGTCCGGAGATCGAGACGGACGGCCAGGGTGTGATCACCTCCTTCGCCGTGCGGCAGGAGGCCCCGGCCCTGCCCGCCGGCGCCAAGGGCGAGCCGACTCTCCGCCCGCACCGCATCGCCATCGGCCTGTACGACCTGGACGGCGGCAAGCTGGTCCGCGCCGACCGGATCGAGCTGGACATCGACGGCGAGCTGACCGCGGTGCCGCAGCTGGCCGGAAAGAAGCGCCCGGCCGTGGTCCTGCTCAACGACGACGACCTGTCGTACGCCAAGGTCCGCCTCGACGAGGAGTCGCTGAAGACGGTCACCGCGCGCCTCGGCGACTTCACCGACTCGCTGCCGCGCGCCCTGTGCTGGGCCTCCGCCTGGGACATGACCCGCGACGGCGAGCTGGCGACCCGCGACTACCTGTCGCTCGTCCTGTCCGGCGTCGGCAAGGAGTCCGACATCGGCGTGGTGCAGTCGCTGCACCACCAGGTGAAGGCGGCCCTCGACCTGTACGCCGACCCGGCGTGGCGCGAGACCGGTCTGGCCCGCTGGACGGAGGCGACGCTGGAGCACCTGCGCGTCGCCGAGCCGGGCAGCGACCACCAGCTGGCGTGGGCGCGCGCCTTCGTCGAGACGGCCCGTACCGGCGAGCAGCTCGACCTGCTGATGGCACTGCTGGACGGCGCCGAGACGGTCGAGGGCCTGGTCGTGGACACCGAGCTGCGCTGGGCGTTCGTGGAGCGGCTGGCCGCCACCGGCCGTTTCGGTGAGGAGGAGATCGCGGCCGAGCTCGAGCGCGACAGGACCGCGGCAGGCGAACGGCACGCCGCGACCGCCCGTGCCTCCCGCCCGACCGCCGAGGCCAAGGCCGAGGCCTGGGCATCGGTCGTCGAGTCCGACAAGCTGCCGAACGCCGTGCAGGAGGCCGTCATCGTCGGCTTCATGCAGACCGACCAGCGTGAGCTGATCGCCCCGTACGCGGAGAAGTACTTCGCCGCGGTCAAGGGTGTGTGGGAGTCCCGTTCGCACGAGATCGCCCAGCAGATCGTGATCGGCCTCTACCCGTCGCTCAAGGTCTCGCAGGCCACGCTGGACGCCACGGACGCCTGGCTGGCGGAGGTGAAGGAGCCCCACGCGCTGCGCCGTCTGGTCCTGGAGTCCCGCTCCGGTGTCGAGCGCGCGCTGAAGGCACAGGCCGCGGACGCCGCCTGATCCGCAACTCGACGATCGAGCCCGTCCGTTGTCACAACGGGCGGGCTCGTTCCGTTTATGACCGGGCTCGTTCCGTTTATGTCCGGATGTAGCGCCCATCGCGGTGACCCTCTGTCAATTGCTTTCACCTGGAGGCGTTAAGCTTCCCGCTCGTCAACGCATGATCTCTGTGACGGGGTGGTTTGAGGGTGCAGATGGTTCGCATGGGATCGTCACCCGGAACGCCGAAGTCCGCCTCCATTTCCACCTGGTGGAGTGTGCCCACGGCCCTGACCGCGGTCGCCCTGACCATCACTCTGGTCCTGGCGCCCGCCTCGGCACGTACGCCGGTGGCCCTGCTCGGCGGTGTGGCCGTGCTGGCCGTGGCCGTCGTCGGCGGCGAATGCGCCCGGCGCGGGCGGACGATGGCGGAGCTGCGGGCGCGGAACGCGGAACAGGACCGGGCGCTCGCCCGGCAGGAGGCCGAGACCGTACGTCTCGCCGAGCAGTTGCTGCCGGCGGTCGTGGAGCGGCTGGGCAGGGGCGAGTTCCCCGAGGACGTACTCGATTCGCTGTCGTCACGCGACGATTACGGACCGGGGATGACGCGCGAGTTCACGGCGGCCCACCAGGCCGTGCTGCGCTCGGTGATCGACGCCGTGGCCGCCGAGGAGAATCTGCGCGAGTCCGCTCAGCGCGCGTTCGTGAACATCGCCCGTCGCGTCCAGGCCATCGTTCACCAGCAGGCCCAGGAACTCCGGGACATGGAGGACCGGCACGGCGGCAGCCCGCAGGTGTTCGGTGATCTGCTCCGTCTCGACCACGGCACCGCCCTGATCGGCCGTCTCGCCGACTCCATCGCCGTACTCGGCGGTGCGCGGCCCGGCCGCCAGTGGAGCAGGGCCGTGCCGCTCTACAGCGTGCTGCGCGGTGCCATGTCCCGGATCATCGACTACCAGCGCGTCGAACTGCACTCGGTCTCCGAGGTGGCGGTCGTGGGACAGGCCGTCGAGCCGCTGATCCACGCCCTGGCCGAGCTGCTGGACAACGCCACCCGTTACTCGCCGCCGCAGACCCGGGTGCATCTGACCGCCGTGGACGTGCAGTCGGGCATCGCCATCGAGATCGAGGACGGCGGTGTGAGCATGAGCGAGGAGGCCCGTCAGCGGGCCGAGCGGATGCTCCGCCAGGCGCAGCAGGGCATCGACCTCAACGACCTGGGAGAGACACCGCGACTCGGTCTCGCGGTGGTCGGCCGGCTGTCCCAGGCGTACGACTTCCAGGTGTCGCTGCGCTCCTCGGCGTACGGAGGTGTGCGCGCCGTCCTGGTCGTACCGAAGGAGCTGATCACCACGGCGGCGGCGGCCACCGGCCTGGCGCACGGCATCGGCGCCGTCTCCGGGCCGCGCTCCACCGCGGCGCCCCTGCCCGCCGAGACGCGGCCCACGGCGGACACGCGCCCGGCGACCGGGCCGCAGCCCATTGACGAGCCCGCCGACGAACTGCCCGTCGTGACCGAGCGGACCGAGACCGGCCTGCCGCAGCGCCGTCGCAAGAGCCGCGTCACGGCGCCTGCCGCCACGGCGAACGAAGAACGGCGCGCACCTGAACCGGCGGCCGCACCGCCGGTGCAGCCCGGCATGTGGCTGGCCGCCTTCCAGAGCGGTCTGTCCGGTCATGGTCAGGATCAGTCCGCCCGCACGACTGGCGAGAACAGCGACGCCGGAGCGGCGTCGGCGAGCAAGGGGAACACACGATGATTCAGCAGCGCGCCACCGATATGGACTGGATGCTCAAGGATCTGGCCGAGAGCGTGCCGCAGACGAGGCACGTCGTCGTCCTTTCCGCGGACGGCCTGCGCATGGCCCAGCACGGCGCGGACACGGACACCGCCGACCGGCTGGCCGCCGCCTGCGCCGGGCTGCAGAGCCTGGCCGGGGCCGTCGCCCAGGAACTCCCGCACAGCGACGGGAAGATGCGGCTGGTTGTGATCGAGATGGACGGCGGCTTCTTCTATCTGATGGCGGCGGGCGCGGGGGCGTTTCTCGCCGTGCTGGCCGACGAGGGGGTGGACGCCGGTCTGATGGGCCAGCGCATGCGTGACCTGGTGGCAAGGATCGGTGAACACCTCAGCAGCCCGCCCAGGCACGACGTCGGGCAGCCCGCGTGACCGACCCGGGCTGGCACGAGGGCACTCCCGAACGGCTGTATGTCATCACGGGCGGACGCAGCGGCCCCTCCGCATTAGACGGAAAGGTCCGCTCCCTCGATCTGGTCACGCTCATCGTGGCCAGATCGGGGACCGGGCCCGGGATGCAGCCCGAGCATGCGGCGATCATCAAGCTGTGCCATGCACCGCTCTCGGTCGCCGAGATCTCCGCGTATCTGAGCCTGCCGGTGAGCGTCGTGACCGTGCTGCTCGGTGATCTGCTGGCGGAGGACAAGGTGCTGGCACGCGCCCCCGTCCCGCCCGCGCAACTCCCCTCCCCCGCACTGATTGAGGCAGTGATCGATGGACTTCGAAAACTCTGACACGCCCGCGGGGCCGCGCAGCGAGGATGTGCTGCCGGATACGGCCGCAACCGCCGTCAAGGTGGTGGTCGTGGGCGGCTTCGGGGTCGGCAAGACGACCCTGGTCGGCTCGGTGAGCGAGATCCGGCCGCTGACGACCGAGGAGACGATGACCCAGGCCGGGGTCGGCGTCGACGACACGGCGGGCGTCGAACGCAAGACCCAGACGACCGTGGCCATGGACTTCGGCCGGATCAGCATCAACTCGGAGCTGGTGCTGTACCTCTTCGGCACGCCCGGACAGCAACGCTTCTGGTTCCTGTGGCGCGGCTTGTTCGAGGGCGCGCTGGGCGCGGTGGTGCTGGTCGACCCACGCCGGCTGGAGGTCAGCTTCGACGTGATCGGCCGGCTGGAGGAGCGAGGCGTGCCGTTCGTGGTCGCCGTCAACTACTTCCCCGGCTCGCCGGAGCACCCCGTGGAGGAGCTGCGGGCAGCGCTGGACCTGCCTGCCGCCGTACCGATCGTGTACTGCGACGCCCGGCGGCGCGAGTCCAGCCGGGACGTGCTGATGGCCCTGATGCGCTACCTCCAGCACCTGGCCACCACTCAGGAGGCGTCGTGAGCACCACCGCTCCCCCGCCGGGCTGCACCGCCGCCGCCCCGGAGTCCCCGGCCGCACCGGCCGCGGTCCGTCCCGAACGTCCGTCATGGTGGGGGTCGTTCCTCAGCCGTGGCTGAGAAGTGGCCCTGTTGGTCGACGCGTTGACGATGAGTACGATGCGCGACAGTTGATCATTTTGGGATGCAAGTGGCGCATGTTACTGCAGGGGATGCATCACAACGACCTGAGAGGAAGACCGAAGTGGGGCCTGAGCTGATAGTTCCGCCGATCTTCACCCCCATCCCGCCGGCGATCCACCCTCGCCACGCGGAGGTCGACGTACAGACCGCAGCCTGGGCAGAAACGTTTCGCATCGGGTCCGAGGAACTCCGCGGCAAGCTCGTGACGCAGGACATCGGCACGTTCTCCGCCCGGATCCTCCCGGAGGGCCGCGAGGAAGTCGTCTCCCTCCTCGCGGACTTCGTGCTGTGGCTCTTCGGCGTGGACGACGGACACTGCGAGGAGGGCGAACTCGGCCACCGCCCGGGAGACCTGGCCGGTATGCTCCACTGCCTGCTGCGGGTCGCACAGAACCCGGAAGCCTCGATGCTGGAGAACGACCCGCTGGCCGCGGGCCTGCGGGACCTGCGGATCCGGGTCGACCGGTACGGCACCGCCGGGCAGGCGGCCCGCTGGATCGACGCGCTGCGCGAGTACTTCTTCTCCGTGGTGTGGGAGGCGTCCCACCGCCGCGCGGGCACGGTGCCCGACCTCAACGACTACACCCTGATGCGGCTCTACGACGGCGCGACGTCCGTGGTGCTGCCGATGCTGGAGATGGGCTACGGCTACGAACTCCAGCCGCACGAGCGCGAGAAGACCGCGGTCCGCGCCGCGACCGAGATGGCGTCCTTCATCATCACGTGGGACAACGACATCTTCTCGTACCACAAGGAAGCACGCAGCACCGGCTACTGGCTCAACGCCCTGCGCGTACTCGAGCGGGAGAACGGACTCACCCCCGATGAGGCCCTGGACCTGGCGATCTCCCAGCGGGACCGGGTGATGCTGCTCTTCATGCGCCTGAAGGACCACCTGTCGGAGCAGGGCAGCCCGCAGCTGCGCCAGTACCTGGACAGCCTCGCCTGCTTCATCCGCGGCGCCCAGGACTGGGGCATCACCTCCGTGCGGTACACCACGCCGGACGACCCCGCGAACATCCCCTCCGTGTTCCGCGACACCCCCACCGACGACAGCAGCGAGCCCCTGGACATCCCCTGCGTCTCCTGGTGGTGGGACCTCGTCCCCGACTCGGCCGTACTCCAGCGGACCGTCTAGAACATGTCCAGCACAAAGGATCCTTCGGTGTCAGCAGCGTTGCAGTCGGTCCCCCGCGCCCCGGGAGCCGTGCCGCTCCTCGGACATGCCCTGAAGCTGTGGCGTGATCCGCTCGGCTTCCTCAAGTCGCTCCGGGAATACGGGGACCTGGTCCAGGTCGACCTCGGAACGCTGCCGGTGTACGTCATCACCTCCGCGGAGCTGGTCCACGAGGTGACCGTCAAGCAGGCGCGCAGCTTCGAGAAGGGCCGGCTCTTCGACCGGCTGCGGCCGCTCGCGGGCAACGGACTGGCGAACTCCAACGGTGAGACGCACCGCAAGCACCGCCGTCTGATCCAGCCGATGTTCCACCCGCAGCGCATCCACGCGTACGCCGCGACCATGAGCGACAACGCGCGCGCTCTGGCCGACTCCTGGCAGCCGGGTCAGGAGATCGAGATGGAACAGGCGATGGCCGAGTACGCCATCGAGACGCTGGCCTCGACCATGTTCTCCACGGACATCGGCCTGCCCGCCGTGGAGGCGATCCGCAGGAACCTGCCCGTCGTACTCAAGAACATGCTGATACGGGCCGCGTCCCCCAAGTTCCTGGACCGGCTGCCGATCCGGGCCAACCGTGACTTCGACGCCGCGGCGGCGACCCTGCGCGAGGTCATCGACGAGGTGGTCGTGGCCACCCGGCGGTCCGGCCCGACGGGCCACAACGACCTGCTGTCGGTGGTCATGGCCGCGCAGGACGCGGAGACCGGCGAGTCGCTGAGCGACACGGAGGTCAGGGACGAACTCAGCACCATCCTCTTCGCCGGTGCCGAGACCACGGCCTCCACGCTCTCCTGGACCTTCTACCACCTGGCTCGGCATCCCGACGTGGAGAAGCAGCTGGTCGCCGAGATCGAGGAGGTCGTCGGCGACCGCCCGGTGACCATCGAGGACGTTCCGCGCCTCGAGGCGGTCCGCCGGGTGCTCGACGAGGTGATCCGGCTGCACGGCGTCACCATGCTGATGCGCCGCACCACCGCGCCGGTGGAGCTCGGCGGGTTCAGTTTCCCCGAGAACACCGAGGTCGCGTTCAGCCTGTACGCCCTGCACCGGGACCCCCGGGAGTACGCCGAGCCGGACCGATTCGACCCCGACCGCTGGCTGCCGGAGCGCCGCACGGACATCGCGCGGCAGGCCTACATCCCGTTCGGGGCCGGGAACCGGAAGTGCATCGGGGACGCGTTCGTCTGGACGGAGGCGACCATCGCCCTCGCGACGGTCCTCGCACGGTGGCGGCTGGTGCCGGCTCCGGGCCACACGCCGAAGGAAGTGGCCTCCGCGGTGGCGCACCCCGACCGGATGCCGATGACGGTGGTCCCGAGGAACGCCTGAGCGCACCGCTGCCCGGCCGGGTTCCGCACGGACCCCGGCCGGGCGGACCGGCGACGAGTGTCAGCCCGTCACCTGCGCGTACCGGTCGCGGAGATCGGCCGCCCCCCTGCTCGGTGAACGATCCGTGCAGCCGCATCCGGGCGATGCCGCCGTGCGGGAAGGCGTCCAGCCGGACACGCGTCGCGACCGCCTGTGCGGCGAGCGGGAAGCGGTGCAGCGTGTCCGGCTGCATCCGGGTGCGCGGGATTCGCCCGCCGCACTCCGGTCAGCTGTCAACTTTCGGTTGACGATTGCAGGGTGTCAACCTAAGGTTGACACATGACGAAACCAGTCGGCATGACGCATCACATCCGGCTCGACGACCTCATCGAGGGCATCAAGAAGACCCACTCCGACGCCCTCGACCAGCTCTCCACCGCGGTCATCGCCGCGGATCACCTCGGCGAAGTGGCCGACCATCTGATCGGCCATTTCGTGGACCAGGCAAGGCGCTCGGGTGCCTCCTGGACGGACATCGGCCAGTCCATGGGGGTCACCAGGCAGGCGGCGCAGAAGCGCTTCGTTCCGAAGGACCCCGGCGAACCGTCCGACCTCGACCCCAGCCAGGGGTTCAGCCGCTTCACCGAGCAGGCACGGAACGTCGTGCTGGCCGCACAGGAGGAAGCCCGTACGGCAGGCAACAACGAGGTCCGCCCTCAGCATCTGACGCTGGGCCTGCTGAGCGAACCGGACGCGCTCGCCGCGAAGTCGGTCGTCGCGCAGGGCGTGCCGCTGGACAGCGTCCGCCGGGGCGCGACCGCGGCACTGCCGCCGGCGACCGACGAGGTGCCGGCGCTCATCCCGTACGACGCCGGAGCAAAGAAAGTACTGGAGCTGACGTTCCGGGAGGCCCTGCGGCTGAACCACCACCACATCGGGCCCGAGCACATCCTGCTCGCACTGCTGGAGTTCGAAGGCGGCAAGGGCGTGCTCACCGGCCTGGGTGTCGACAAGGCGACTGCCGAGGCCGACATCGCCGGCGCAGTGAGCACCGCTTCCGACGCCTCGTCGCATACGCCCTGACGGGATCCCAGGCCGACGCCACGAGTTCGGAGAGGGAGGCGACCGCAGTCTGTGGGCTGCGGCCGCCTCCCTCTCCGGGCTCGGACTGCGGGCCGGTGCGGGGGTCCTACCGTCGCGCCGGCTCACCCCTCAGGTCCGTCGAAACTTCCTTGGCATTCCTTTCAGCAGGACTGATCGATCGTGTGCTCTTCCCCCGCACCTGTCCCAGCAGCGTGGCGCCGAATGCGATCCCCATGCCGAGCAGCTGCACCGGGGTGAGTGCCTGGCCGAGCGCCGCCCAGCCGATGACGGCCGCGGTGATCGGGGACAGCGGCCCGAGGAAGGTGGCGGACGTCGCGCCGAGCCGCTCGATACCGCGGAACCAGAGCCAGTACGCGATGGGCGTGTTGACCAGCGCGAGGTAGGCGTACCCGGCCAGGGCGCGGCCGTCGATCACGGGCGGCGCGCCCTCCACGAGAAGGGCGATCGGCAGGATCAACAGCCCGCCGACGCTCAGCTGCCACCCCGTCATGACGAACTGCCCGACCCCTTCCGGCCGCCCCCAGCGCTTGGTGAGCACCGTGCCGGCCGCCATCGACGCGGAGGAGGTGACCGCGGCGGCCACACCGACCAGGTCGAACGAGGCAGTGGCCTTGAGGACGACCAGGCTGACGCCGAGCGCCGCGACGATGCCGGTGAGCACCGCGCGTACGGTCGGCCGTTCGCCCAGCAGAAGTGCGGCGAGCGCGACCACGAACAGAGGGCCGACCGAGCCGATGACGGCGGCCATGCCGCCGGGCAGCCGGTAGGCGGAGAGGAACAGCAGCGGGTGGAACACCCCGATGTTCAGCGCGCCGAGCACGGCCACCTTGCCCCACCACATCCCGCGCGGCAGGGTCCGGGTGAGCGCGAGGAGAAGCAGCCCGGCAGGCAGGGTGCGTATCAGCCCGGTGAACAGCGGCCGGTCCGGCGGCAGGAATTCCGTGGTGACGAAGTAGGTGGTTCCCCAGGAGACGGGTGCCAGCGCGGTGAGCGCGACGGTGGCGATGCGGTTGCGGTTCATGACGCACTCCTTGAGGGGGAAGACCAGGCCGTGGCCGTCGCGGGGACCGGGCGGGCCGGGAGGAACGCAGCGGCCGGGGCCGGCCGCCGCGGGTGGACCGCGTCCGCGGGGAGCGCGCGCTCCAGGCGGACCAGCAGAAAGGTCGACGGCAAGTAGCTTAGCGCTAAGCAACTTGCCGTCAAGCTACTTTCTTGCGGCCGACCCACTCCGGCCCGATACTCATGGCATGACAGGCATGACCCCCGACGCGGTGGACGCGATCGCCGGCCAGTGGGCCGCCGTGCGTCCCGACCTCGAGACCGGCCCGATGACGATCTACGGCCGCATCTATCGCATCGCCCGTGCCATGGGCGACCGCATCGACAAGGTGTACGCGCGCTTCGGTCTCTCACGCGGCGAGTTCGACGTCCTCGCCACCTTGCGGCGGTCCGGAGAGCCCTACACCCTCTCCCCCCGCGAGCTGACCGCGACGCTGATGCTCACCACCGGCGGGATGACCGGCCGGCTCGACAAACTGGAGCGCGCCGGGCTGCTCACCCGCAGCCCCGACCCGAACGACCGGCGCGGACTCAAGGTGACCCTCACCGACAAGGGCCTCGCCCTGGTCGAAGAAGCCGTCACAGCGGGGCTCGACACACAGCACGAGGTCGTCGACGCGGCGCTCGACCCCGAGCAGCGGGAGCAGCTCAACGGGCTGCTGCGGCTGCTGCTGGCGGCGCACTGAGCACGCCGGGAGAACGCAGAAGGCGCCCTCCGGCACGTACACGAACGTACGTACCCGAGGGCGCCTCGGAAAATTTGGAGAAGCCGGGCGTCAGGCCTGCTTCTTGCGGGACTTGTCCAGCACCATGACCAGACCGGCGATGACCGCGAAGAGCGCGATCGGCGCCACGACGAAAAGACCGACGGTCTCGGCCACGCTCAGGCCGGAACCCGGCTGGTCACCGTCGTCGCGGGTCAGCGCGAGCGCGGGGGACGACATCAGCAGCATCATGAGCGTCGAACCGGTCGCGACGGCGCCGGCGCGCAGGGCGTTCTTCTTGTCCACAGTGCAAATGTAGTGAATGCCTAAACGGACCGCGCGCCCGGGGGTCCTGTACCGGGCTCCAGGGCTCTGAACACGTCCATCAGCGCATGCAGCCGGGGCGTCGCCACCAGCTCCTCCAGGGTCATCGGCCGGCCCTCCGCGTCGGCGACCGGCAGCCGCCAGTTCGGGTACTCGTCCCAGGTACCCGGCAGATTCTGCGGCCTGCGGTCACCCACCGCGTCCGGCAGCCAGACACCGACCATACGGGCCGGGGTGCGCAGCAGGAAGCGGTACACGGCACGTACCGCGCCCTCCTCGTCGTGCCGGCCCTCCGGCAGCAGACCGAGCCGGGTCAGATACGCGAGCCAGTCCGCGACCTCCGCCGCGTCGGCGGCCTGCTCCTCCGCGAGCGGGCGGCTCAGCAGCCCCAGTTCGTGGCGCAGCGCGACATGGTCGTGGGTGAGGCGCGCGGCCGTGGACGGCAGGTCGTGGGTGGTGGCGGTGGCGACACAGCCCTCCCGCCAGGACTCCGGGGGCAGCGGTCGCTCCGTACCGCCCCAGTCGCGCTCGAACCACAGCACGGACGTGCCGAGCACTCCGCGCTCCGCCAGCGCGTCGCGCACGCCGCGCTCGACGGTGCCGAGGTCCTCCCCTATGACGACGGCGCCCGCGCGATGCGCTTCCAGGACGAGGACGGCGAGCATCGCCTCGGCGTCGTACCGGACGTATGTGCCCTCGGCGGGCTCACGGCCCTCCGGCACCCACCACAGCCGGAACAGCCCCATGACATGGTCGATCCGCAGAGCTCCGGCGTGCCGCATCAGCCCGCGCAGCAGCCCCCGGTACGGGGCGTAGCCGGACGCGGCCAGCGCGTCCGGCCGCCACGGGGGCAGGCCCCAGTCCTGGCCCCGCGCGTTGAACGCGTCCGGCGGAGCGCCGACCGCCATACCGCGCGCGAAGGCGTCCTGCTGGGCCCAGGCGTCCGCGCCGCCCGGGTGCACGCCGACGGCCAGGTCATGGACCAGGCCGACCGCCATGCCCGCGTCGCGCGCGGCCCGCTGGGCGGCGGCCAGCTGGGTGTCCGTCAGCCAGGCGAGCCGACAGTGGAAGTCGACCCGGTCGAAGAGCTCGGTGCGGGCCCGCTCGGTCTCCGGCGAACGCGGGTCCCGCAGCCCGGCGGGCCACCGGTGCCAGTCGGGCCCGTGTACCTCGGCGAGGGCGCACCAGGTGGCATGGTCCTCCAGGGCCTGCCCCTGCTCGGCCAGGAAGTCGCAGTACGCGGCACGCCGGCCGGGGGTCGGCAGGACGGCCCCTACGATCTCCAGCGCCTCGCGCTTGAGCTCCCACACCGCGTCCCGGTCGATCAGCGCGCCCTCCCGGAGCACACCGGCGCGCAGCGCGTCGGCCTTCTCCAGCAGGGCGTCGAGCCGGGCCCGGTCCCGTACCCGGGTGTACTCCGGCACGTCCTCGACCCTCAGATGCACGGGGTCGGGGAAGCGTCGCGACGACGGCCGGTAGGGGGAGGGATCGGCCGGACTCCCGGGCACGGCCGCGTGCAGCGGGTTGATCTGGACGAACCCGGCCCCGAGCGCCCG includes these proteins:
- the malQ gene encoding 4-alpha-glucanotransferase, which translates into the protein MGLARLAAMHGVATSYEPSAGRTVPIPDATVVMVLAVLGVDASTPEAVNASLAAAESAAAERLLPATVVHWLPSAEPPEAVASLPSGTRLRITPEDRRGQPGGERQAALWAELPPGVHRLHADAPDGRTGTATLVVAPPRVPQPPGRTHGFLVQLYSLLSGRSWGMGDLGDLADLAAWSGRALGAGFVQINPLHAAVPGSPADPSPYRPSSRRFPDPVHLRVEDVPEYTRVRDRARLDALLEKADALRAGVLREGALIDRDAVWELKREALEIVGAVLPTPGRRAAYCDFLAEQGQALEDHATWCALAEVHGPDWHRWPAGLRDPRSPETERARTELFDRVDFHCRLAWLTDTQLAAAQRAARDAGMAVGLVHDLAVGVHPGGADAWAQQDAFARGMAVGAPPDAFNARGQDWGLPPWRPDALAASGYAPYRGLLRGLMRHAGALRIDHVMGLFRLWWVPEGREPAEGTYVRYDAEAMLAVLVLEAHRAGAVVIGEDLGTVERGVRDALAERGVLGTSVLWFERDWGGTERPLPPESWREGCVATATTHDLPSTAARLTHDHVALRHELGLLSRPLAEEQAADAAEVADWLAYLTRLGLLPEGRHDEEGAVRAVYRFLLRTPARMVGVWLPDAVGDRRPQNLPGTWDEYPNWRLPVADAEGRPMTLEELVATPRLHALMDVFRALEPGTGPPGARSV